The segment TGTAAAATCCAACTACAAGGTGCATCCAAACGATGTCATTGTAATTTCATTTCCTGAACCCCCACGCGACACCGATGTGGTACCCGAAAACATTCCACTCAATATCGTTTATGAAGACGATACGTTGCTGGTCATCAACAAGCCAGCAGGCATGGTGGTGCATCCGGCTTACCAAAATTGGAAAGGAACATTGGTAAATGCCCTGGCCTATCACTTTCAAAACCTTCCTCAACTACCGGGAAATGAAGGTAAGCCCGGCCTTGTGCACCGAATCGATAAAGATACATCCGGCCTGTTGGTAATTGCCAAAACAGAGCAAGCCATGACTTCGCTGGCCAAGCAATTTTTCGATCACACTATTGAACGAACCTACTATGCTTTGGTATGGGGTATTCCTGATCCTCCGGAAGGAACGATCAATGTTCATGTTGGCCGAAGCCTGAAAGACCGAAGAGTTACGGTTGCCTTTCCGGACGGAAACATGGGGAGGCATGCCATTACACGTTACAGGTTGTTGAAAGATCTTCGCTATGTTTCATTGCTTGAATGCAAACTGGAGACTGGCCGCACCCACCAGATACGCGCGCACATGAGGTACCTTGGTCATCCATTATTCAACGATGCCATGTACGGGGGCGATCAAATTGTAAAGGGAACCGTGTTTTCCAAATACCGGCAGTTTGTTGACAATTGTTTTAAGCTAATTCCCCGACAGGCGCTGCATGCAAAAACCTTAGGATTCATTCATCCAAAAACTAAAACCTTCATGCAATTCAACTCCGAATTACCTGCAGATTTCACTGCGGTGTTGGAAAAATGGGAGAAGTATGTTCAACACGAATAGCGATCAGAATCCAAAGAAGGAACCAGATTAAACAGAAACTAATCTTTTGTTACCAGAAAGTGAAGGTTTTTTCTGAAAAGGGACGAAGGTTTTACCAGACCAACGAGCAGTCCGATCTTTTGAAAGAAGAAGGTCAGACGCCTTAAGCCTGCAGTCTCAGGCTTCGATCAGTTTTTAACGCCTTGCGAATCTCCTTCATGGCTTCGCGTTTAAAGCGTTTATACTGACTCTCATCTTGATTAGTTACCAGCATATTCTTGATATATGCCAGTACTTTTTCAGATTGCGACTGATCCAAGGCGTCCAGAGACTCCAGTATTTGGAGCTTTTGGGTGGCTGTTGTCATCGTTTTAGTGGTTGTTACTGTAAATATAACGTTTATCGGTTAGAAAAGTTTACTGTAACCCATTGATAATGAAATGATAAAGGATAAATAATATGGTCAAATGAGGTAATTTTGGGTTCTACTGATAACTGGTGAAGCGTTTATTTCTTATAAGCATCATCCTGTTGACAGCTATTTGGTTGTCAGCACAAGTTCAAAACCCCGGAACAGATGCCATTTTTCGGCCCTCTGAATTGGCAATAATACGGTTGACCCTGACTCCACAGGATAAGGCTTTGCTTCTGGATCCTGCAAACGTAAATAGTGAAAAATATTTACCAGCTATTTTTCAAATGACCAACTCGCAGTTGGACACGATCCTGGAAAAAAAGGTGGGCATCCGGTTACGGGGCAATTCATCGCGCCTGCATGAAAAGAAACCCTTCAAAATTGACTTCCGTGAATTTGGCGGAAAGAAGTTCTACAACCATAAAAAGTTTAACCTGAAACCGAATGTAAATGACCCAACACAGGTGCGCGAGCCCCTGTCATTATTGTATTTCCGCGAAATGAACGTTCCGGCAGCCCGGACGTTTCCGCTTCGGTTATATATCAATGACGAATATATGGGCGTATACATTAATGTTGAACAATTGGATGATGAATTTTTAAAACTACGTTACGGTAACGATAAGGGCTTTTTATACAAGTGCAGTTTTGGGGCAAACCTCCTGGACGATGGGCAAATCCAGAACGCGGAACTGTATGAATCAGAAATCAACAAGTCAAAAGACACGCGTGCCGAACTGGAACACTTTGTAAACGTGCTAAACAATACACCTGCTCGTTCCTTTGTAACTGAAATTGAAAAGGTATTTAATGTAGACCTATACCTGCGGCAGTTGGCGGTGGAGGCCATGCTAGGCCATTGGGATGGATACAGCTACAACATGAATAACTACTACCTGTTTTATAACGGCAACAGTGGCCTATTTGAATATTTTCCTTACGATGCCGACAACACCTGGGGCATCGATTGGTTGGGCAGGGATTGGGCTAAGCGGGATTTAACCAAATGGCCTCGCGAACAAATACCATTGCCCCTCACAAAAAGGTTATTGAATATCCCTGATTTTAAACGTCAGTACGAAGCGTATTTAAAACAATTGCTGGATGAGTATTTCAATGCATCCTTTCTGGTTACATTGTTAAATTCCTACAAAAGTATATTGGATCAAGCCGTTAAAGAGGATACCTATTTCGGCAAAGCTTTTGGCTTTACCCACGCTGATTTTTTAACCTCATTCGAAACACGATTGAACAATAATCACGTAAGGTATGGACTAAAGGAATTTCTTGAGGTGCGGAGACGCTATGCCTTTCAACAGGTGCAAGCGTTAATCCCGGAAGACAATCGTGTTGCGTCTCTTTACCCTAATCCTTCCAACCAACCCTTTGTATATTACTCCACCAGTGAAATTTTTACCGAACCTCAGGTTTATAACAGCACGGGCATACGGATGCCTGTAACCGTTAGCACAACCGATGACCAACGTATAAAAATATCGTTACCCGATTATGCCGGGGCAGGCTTGTACTATTTAATGATCGATGGTAAAGTATTGCGTTGGGCCTACTATTGATGGAAAGACTTTGAAACAAAGTTGAAAACCTCCGGTAAAGCCGTGCGCCAGTAATCCCAATCGTGTATGCCTTGACGAACCCGAAATTCGTGCGGAACTTTCTTATCGATTAAAATTGAATGAAGCTCCATGTTGCCTTTAATCAGGAAGTCCTTATCGCCACAATCAATATAATATTTCACCTTTTTCAGGTCCTCGGCATTGGCATCAGTAACCAGCGAAAGTATCCAGTTTTTTTTTAAGTGATCGGTTAACCTGGCCTCTCCTTTATTCTTACCATACGGTGGACTAAATACATAATCCCAATTTTCATCAGGCATGTTGATTAACTCATCGCGGGTGAAAATACCCGCACTTAGTGGAGCCGCTACGGCAAAAAGCTGTGGGTACTTAACGGCCATAATCATAGTTCCGTGCCCGCCCATGGAAAGCCCGGCAATACCGCGATAACGTTTTTCCGGACGTGTGCGCAATGAGGCATCAATATGCGGGACAAACTCCTTGATGAAAAAATCTTCGTACTTCACTTTTCCATCAGCGCTGTTAATATACCAACTCACCCCGCCATCGGGCATGGCAATAATCATGGAGGTCATCTCCATGTTCTGCAATTGTTTATCGGCAATAGCTTTTACTTCCCCGAACTGGGTCCATCCGGTTTCATCATCGGAATATCCATGCAACAGGTAAAGCACGGGGTACCTTCTGTTGCTTTGGTCATAGTCGGGCGGAAGGTAAAGGCTATACTCAACATCTTTGCCCAGAATTGTACTTTTGAGCTTCAGGCTTTCTTTAATTACCCCTACCTGTGCGCTGGCGGTAATTACGGACAGGAAAACCAGAAGAGGAAATATTTGCCGCATGGTACTTTGGGTTTAGATGAGCAATATAATCAATTCAAAAAATGAGCCCTCCAAAAATCAATTTGGTCAGTAAAATAATCAACGCTAAAGTTTGAATCTGTTACCATACTTTTACTGAAAATTATTTCCATGGCTATTTCAAGCTCGAAGTTAACCCAAAGTGTACATTCCGGTTCAGTTGGTGATTCGGTCCATAAAGGAATCGTCAACCCGGTTTTCCCATCCGCTGCCTACGACTATGAAGGGACTGGTGAAACACAATATCCCCGCTATTTCAACACCCCTAACCAACGTGCTGTGGCACAAAAAATAGCCGCCCTTGAAAATGCTGAAGACGGACTTATTTTCAGTTCAGGCCTGGCGGCCATCATGACATCGCTATTTGCCTTTTTGAAGCAAGGCGATCATGCCGTTTTGCAAAATGATTTATACGGTGGGACTTTTAATGCTGTAGCGGTGGAGTTTCCCCGATATGGCATTGAGTATACCCTGGTAGACGGCACCAAGCCGCAGGAATTTGAAAAAGCCATAAAGTCCAACACAAAAGTTATTTACATTGAAACACCCTCCAACCCAACCTTAACCATTACGGATATAAAAGCTGTATCAGCAATTGCGAAGCAGCATGGCCTAGTTACTATAATTGACAACACCTTTGCATCGCCAGTAAATCAAAACCCGATTGACCTGGGGGTGGATGTGGTGACGCACAGTGGCACAAAATACATTGGCGGGCACAGTGATTTGTGTTGTGGTGCTGCAGTGGCCTCAAGGGAACATATCAAACAAATCTGGAACAGTGCCTTTCACTTTGGTGGTTCGTTGGATGCCCATACCTGCTGGTTGGTAGAGCGGAGTTTAAAAACCATCGTTTTACGGGTTCGTCAGCAAAACGAAAATGCGTTGAAACTTGCGCTGTGGCTGAAAACCCATACTAAAATCGGGAAGGTTTATTATCCGGGTTTAACTGATCACCCGGGTTACGAAATTGGCAAAGCACAAATGCCCGGTGGCTTTGGTGGCATGCTTTCGTTTGAAGTTCTTGGCGATCCACATGCCTTTATGAACCGGCTCAGGCTGATCAAACGGGCATTAAGCCTGGGCGGTGTGGAGAGCACGATTTGTTCACCGGTTAGAACATCGCATGCTAAAATGACTGCGGAAGAGCGCGCAAAGATTAATGTGACCGATAACCTGGTGCGCTTGTCGGTAGGTATTGAGGAGGCTGATGATTTGATGGGGGATATTACACAGGCCTTAAAGTTTATTTAATTGATCTCTTTACTTACTAAATAATCCCTCTTTAGGCAAATACTGTCTATACGTTCAAAGTACCACGGGGCTTTAATAGATCAGAATTTTTTAATAAAAAAAACTCCGATGCCATA is part of the Cyclobacteriaceae bacterium genome and harbors:
- a CDS encoding RluA family pseudouridine synthase, whose translation is MAEDLVLPDDAEEELLFEHHRIVADPGQGLLRIDKFLNDRLANVSRSKIQKGIDDGFVTVNDKPVKSNYKVHPNDVIVISFPEPPRDTDVVPENIPLNIVYEDDTLLVINKPAGMVVHPAYQNWKGTLVNALAYHFQNLPQLPGNEGKPGLVHRIDKDTSGLLVIAKTEQAMTSLAKQFFDHTIERTYYALVWGIPDPPEGTINVHVGRSLKDRRVTVAFPDGNMGRHAITRYRLLKDLRYVSLLECKLETGRTHQIRAHMRYLGHPLFNDAMYGGDQIVKGTVFSKYRQFVDNCFKLIPRQALHAKTLGFIHPKTKTFMQFNSELPADFTAVLEKWEKYVQHE
- a CDS encoding CotH kinase family protein; its protein translation is MKRLFLISIILLTAIWLSAQVQNPGTDAIFRPSELAIIRLTLTPQDKALLLDPANVNSEKYLPAIFQMTNSQLDTILEKKVGIRLRGNSSRLHEKKPFKIDFREFGGKKFYNHKKFNLKPNVNDPTQVREPLSLLYFREMNVPAARTFPLRLYINDEYMGVYINVEQLDDEFLKLRYGNDKGFLYKCSFGANLLDDGQIQNAELYESEINKSKDTRAELEHFVNVLNNTPARSFVTEIEKVFNVDLYLRQLAVEAMLGHWDGYSYNMNNYYLFYNGNSGLFEYFPYDADNTWGIDWLGRDWAKRDLTKWPREQIPLPLTKRLLNIPDFKRQYEAYLKQLLDEYFNASFLVTLLNSYKSILDQAVKEDTYFGKAFGFTHADFLTSFETRLNNNHVRYGLKEFLEVRRRYAFQQVQALIPEDNRVASLYPNPSNQPFVYYSTSEIFTEPQVYNSTGIRMPVTVSTTDDQRIKISLPDYAGAGLYYLMIDGKVLRWAYY
- a CDS encoding esterase family protein, with protein sequence MRQIFPLLVFLSVITASAQVGVIKESLKLKSTILGKDVEYSLYLPPDYDQSNRRYPVLYLLHGYSDDETGWTQFGEVKAIADKQLQNMEMTSMIIAMPDGGVSWYINSADGKVKYEDFFIKEFVPHIDASLRTRPEKRYRGIAGLSMGGHGTMIMAVKYPQLFAVAAPLSAGIFTRDELINMPDENWDYVFSPPYGKNKGEARLTDHLKKNWILSLVTDANAEDLKKVKYYIDCGDKDFLIKGNMELHSILIDKKVPHEFRVRQGIHDWDYWRTALPEVFNFVSKSFHQ
- a CDS encoding PLP-dependent transferase — translated: MAISSSKLTQSVHSGSVGDSVHKGIVNPVFPSAAYDYEGTGETQYPRYFNTPNQRAVAQKIAALENAEDGLIFSSGLAAIMTSLFAFLKQGDHAVLQNDLYGGTFNAVAVEFPRYGIEYTLVDGTKPQEFEKAIKSNTKVIYIETPSNPTLTITDIKAVSAIAKQHGLVTIIDNTFASPVNQNPIDLGVDVVTHSGTKYIGGHSDLCCGAAVASREHIKQIWNSAFHFGGSLDAHTCWLVERSLKTIVLRVRQQNENALKLALWLKTHTKIGKVYYPGLTDHPGYEIGKAQMPGGFGGMLSFEVLGDPHAFMNRLRLIKRALSLGGVESTICSPVRTSHAKMTAEERAKINVTDNLVRLSVGIEEADDLMGDITQALKFI